From the Drosophila sechellia strain sech25 chromosome X, ASM438219v1, whole genome shotgun sequence genome, the window TTCCAACCATCTGGCAACCCTAGCATGTACGCCATTTTGTATTCTCCACTGGCGGCCATTTTGTTTCGTGGCCACGCGAAAATTTAGCGTCCAAATTGGCGGGAATTCCAGTCTACACCGCCATTTGGAGAGCCCTATAAAGCCGCCCACGCAGCCGCCATTTCAATCAGTTCAGAATTTGCAGCGAAAGCGGCAACAGCTTCAAACACGTAAAGTTCTTTAACTTCGAAGAAGAAAGTCTGCTAATCCTCGCGAGAAAATGGCATCCGTACGCACCATGAACGACTACCACAAGCGCATCGAGGCGGCCGACGACAAGCTAATCGTGCTGGACTTCTATGCGACGTGGTGTGGTCCCTGCAAGGAAATGGAGAGCACCGTCAAATCGCTGGCCAGAAAGTACTCCAGCAAGGCGGTGGTGCTCAAGATCGACGTGGACAAGTTCGAGGAG encodes:
- the LOC6612425 gene encoding thioredoxin-1; amino-acid sequence: MASVRTMNDYHKRIEAADDKLIVLDFYATWCGPCKEMESTVKSLARKYSSKAVVLKIDVDKFEELTERYKVRSMPTFVFLRQNRRLASFAGADEHKLTNMMAKLVKA